A region of the Sarcophilus harrisii chromosome 3, mSarHar1.11, whole genome shotgun sequence genome:
AAATTCTATAGTGCATTGCCCAGTAGATTGTTGAATCAAAAAATGACTTTGGTTCCCAGTATATAATATGAGAAAGAGATAAATACATATAGGACATACATTTTCAAATATGGCCAAAGCGTGGATTTGCTTTACTAACAAGGATCATTTGTTATAaacatcttgtttttctttttttcttttctccagtttGGGAGAAGAGGAGCATCTCTGCAATTAGATCTGATCAAGGTAATGATcaattgataactttttgcattCTTACATAGGTTAGATCTATTTTAGTGCAAGTCCAAAGAATTAAAACTAGAGGAACACTCACTTATCCACAAGGTAGTATCAGAAGATGATTCCTGaaaatacaaagtagaaaaaaagtcacagtgaattggaatttctttgaaatagattttttcaaaatgttaCCATTATTCAAAAAAATCCCACCCCAACCTAAATTAAAAAACCTAAATCAGTCAATATTGAACACATAAGATTTACTAATCAGTCACCAAGTATTCAGTTCTCACTATGTGCTTGGTAGGAAGCTAGGTGACTCAATGGGTATAGTACTGGCCTGAaataaggaagattcatcttcctgagttcaaatctggtcacaaacactttactggctgtgtgaccctagctaagtcacttcaccctgtttgtcttattttccttctctctaaatttagacttggagaaggaaatggcaaagcacttgagaatctatgccaagaaaaccccaaatggagtcgcaaggaattggacacaactgaaatggactaaatgacaaaaaaaaaaatatgctaaacATTGAGGATACAGGATACTAACAAATTGCAATGTACTTTAGGAATGTAGCATTCTGGTGTTGGTCTGCTTCTAATGAAAAGGAACAATTTTATCCATGtctaagcattttatattttaaaatataactttcaaTTCTTTCACTTCTCTTGACAGCATCCCTGATttggtttcactttttttttttttttttttttttaccttctcagTCTTGTCCCCATAATTAGCTTTAAATATTAACTATTCTTTCTTGGATTCCTTAATCTTTTGTCTCCTTGATTGCTCATATTTTGTCAAATCCCAAACCTACCTACTtgtgaagatcgcatattttaaaatcagtcggagtcaggaattcaggttaggggaaaataaatctcagcccattacatctactttttatttttttaaaaacagctatGCTCTTGCTGCTGAATAGTGTTGAAAGAAATTACAACTGTAATGATTGAGTCCACTGGAAATGGATGTTATTCTATCTCAATTAGGTTCTCAATACCACATCAAACCTTCTATTCTTTTCTAATTGACTTTCTGTATTGCGCTCTATAATTACCATTTTggatcttcctcttctctcctcaaacTGCCAGACCACTGTCTTCCATTTCACCTTTAGCAGCAGACATCTTCTcatattaagaaaactgagatgatTCATTTATCCTTCACTTGTTAGTTTTATCTCCATAATATAACATTTCTCATATTTGTCCCCCTCCTTCAAATTATATGACCCTTCATAATCTAGACCCCTACCATCTATCCCTTGAACTACTGCAATACCTTCTAAGTGgtttctttcttgtctcttttctaatccatccttcacacaaCTGCTAAAACAATATTCCTAAACCATTTAATTTGACTCACTTTTATTTAATCTCACTCTCTTGCTCAATCAATTCAAGCTCTCTATTACTTGAAAGTTATGAAACAAACaactctctttggcatttaaagcccctcCTGGTTGTATATCTTTCACTGACTCTCATGCTGCTGTAAGGACTACAATATACAGGATAAGTTGGGGGTTTCAAGGGCAAACAGTGCAGTATTATTTgtcatggggatttttttcttagcagCTCAATAAATAGCTTGTtcagcctctcttcctttttttttttttctcaatagtattttgtttttccaaatacatgtaaaaatagttttcaacattcacttgtGTAAGATTTTgttgtccaattttttttctccctccttccctccctcttttacgCCCCcatccaagacagcaagcagtttgatataggttatatatgtacaatccctttaaatatatttccatacttctcttattgtgcaaaaaaaaaaaaaatcaaaccaaaaaaggaaaaaatcataaggataaaacaaggaagcaaataaacaaaaaaggtgaaaatactatgctttgatccacattcatctCAATAGagtctttctggatgcagatggcattttctatctcaaatctcttggaattatcttggatcaccaCTCAATCTCTTTTTTGGAGatagggaaaattatttaaatgttcaatttcttcttctgttaatctggataatttatatttttataaatcttcatccatttcacttcaaatgtcagatttattggcatgtaattgggcaaaataactttcgattattgctttaatttttttatatttgatattgacaatttgatctttttaaaatcgTTAActaatgttttatctattttataattgtttttttaaagataaaacctGATCCTAGTTTTATTAGAACAATGGTTTTCTAACTTtcgattttattaatctctcatttgattttttaggATCTTCAATTTAGTGTTCAATTGgagagttctaattttttctttttctagtttttctttttaaattgcatgctcaattcagtgatctattctttctctctttttattgatATTAGCGTTTACAGATAATTTCTTCCAAGACATGTTTTGTCTACATCCCCTAAATTTTTGTACATTGTCTTGTTATTCTCTTTAATGGAATTATTGATTTTCcctatgattttttctttgacccattAATTCTttgggattaaattatttagtttccaaataatttttaatctatctttctacagtcctttattgaatgtaatttttattatattatgttttgaAAAGGGTGAATTGAATATTTCTAATCTTCTGCATTTGTTTCTGAGATTTTTAGCCCTTAATACATGGATGGGCTTcatcaatataataaaagtgacaattctatacaaattaatttacttattcagtgccataccaattaagctatcaaaaaatattttacagagctGGAATAAATACtaactggaagaagaaaaggtccaGAATACAGCTTAATACTTTTTCTTATAACATTATAGACTTAGAGCTAAAGGGACCTTAAAGTCATCAGACCtacctctttcattttacaaagatggaaactgaggttgagaagtcatacagctagtaaatatctgacgcaaagtttgtttttttattttatttatttttattatatttacatttattttattttatttttccttcaactCTCAAGCTTTGCCCTAGTCTCTGTGGGCAGAaagaaaatactgtgcttcaatGCAAaatcagtttccatagttctctttctggatgcagatgatattttccatcccagGTTTATTGGAATTGAGACAGAATATGagctcaagtttttctgactgcATGTCCACTGTCCTATCCCCTACCCTATGTTGTGTCTTTATGTAATTGTGCTATTTTTCctagttgaaagaattcatatcAGCATTGCAATATTGTGCCTGAATTCCTATGCCTATTTCAATATTGACTGTTTCCatctttcatttaaattattctcaattattaattaattaaattaatatgatGTGAAGTCCTACAGATGTTTTAATGTGAATATCTGTtactattagtgatttggagtatcttTCGATATGGTTGCTGATAATTGgcatttttttaataaactttgttCAATTATCTATTTTACGCTTCTTCTGTACTTGTGTCAACCTCTGAACCTTCCCTTCTCTTagatttccttatttctgtttatGGTATTACAGTCTAAGCTGCTACAGATGTTCATATTGTACAATAGTAATCTATGTTTATTTTTACAGCAGCCATAACTACCTGATATTTCCTGAAGCTATCCAGGCCATGAGCTCCTATTTCACTAGGAGTAACCTTCAACTCTCAAGCTTTGCCCTACTCACTGTGGGCTGGATCCTCTCACTTGCCTCCATGGGACGAATGGATTGGAGGGTGTGGCATTTAGAGAAGGACCCATCTTCCATGATCTCTTCTGGCATCACTTGGGTGGGGATCTGGAAAGTGTGCTTTTACAGCCCCCGCCTGCATCCTCCTCATCAGGGGAAAAATGGCAAAATTTGCCACTCTTATATCAAGCATGATACGTTTCTCCCTCAAGACTTTAGGATTATTCAGAACATCtttctgtttgcttgcattctggGGGCCATGGGAAAAGTCTCTATTACCATTGCAATAAGGAACTTTTACTTGGGAGTTCCTCGGAGGTCAGCAATATGTAATCCATTCACCATTGGAGGATTCTTTTATATATCTGCTGGGATTTGCATCTTAATTTGTGTAATC
Encoded here:
- the CLDN34 gene encoding claudin-34; amino-acid sequence: MSSYFTRSNLQLSSFALLTVGWILSLASMGRMDWRVWHLEKDPSSMISSGITWVGIWKVCFYSPRLHPPHQGKNGKICHSYIKHDTFLPQDFRIIQNIFLFACILGAMGKVSITIAIRNFYLGVPRRSAICNPFTIGGFFYISAGICILICVIWNYHSVFKNQSITFPATFHIPPSPETQEIGDAVSMAIVAAILMLLGGMFFLSFKGGKHTGKLSNVETSRSKRQMFKIKEKN